One stretch of Armigeres subalbatus isolate Guangzhou_Male chromosome 2, GZ_Asu_2, whole genome shotgun sequence DNA includes these proteins:
- the LOC134213536 gene encoding uncharacterized protein LOC134213536 codes for MSSENKYNQVFLDVDYLEDFGDDDVQNFELYSEIDEEYSQELEEPSEEPQGKKRKRAAKKKSKRDQEIDIKLSICEEIKKYACVYQITNKDYSNKNAKDAAWHQISSNVSARMGRSVKVHECRKYWDALKESTRIYLDKEKVRKISEKSGAPADMLDMYTEDGSQRFDIYQERWPLSDAMSFFLPSCARTAYTVSIGNRSAATALKRHGDEEECLEESFIVPATPSTSRKRIRSNELLDETLSSVATSLSNLVNARTNEDPIELKFKEFHVELDKTLRKMPFLQGMQFCIDMIKQANEVLECSEN; via the exons atgtcttccgaaaataaatataatcagGTTTTTCTGGATGTGGACTATTTAGAAGACTTCGGTGATGATGATGTGCAAAATTTTGAGCTATACTCAGAAATAGACGAAGAATATTCGCAAGAGTTGGAAGAACCCAGCGAAGAACCCCAGGGCAAGAAGAGAAAACGCgcagccaaaaaaaaatcaaaacgtgACCAAGAAATTGACATTAAACTGTCTATTTGcgaggaaataaaaaaatatgcttGCGTATACCAGATAACCAACAAAGATTATTCGAATAAAAACGCCAAGGATGCCGCTTGGCATCAAATAAGCTCGAATGTGTCAGCCCGTATGGGCAGATCTGTCAAGGTGCACGAGTGCCGGAAGTACTGGGACGCATTGAAAGAATCGACCAg AATTTATTTGGATAAGGAAAAAGTACGAAAAATATCCGAAAAATCCGGTGCGCCGGCCGACATGCTAGACATGTATACGGAAGACGGATCGCAGCGTTTTGACATTTACCAAGAGCGGTGGCCTTTGTCAGATGCAATGAGCTTCTTTTTACCCTCTTGTGCACGGACCGCGTACACAGTGTCAATTGGAAATCGTTCGGCAGCGACTGCACTTAAAAGACACGGAGATGAGGAAGAGTGCTTGGAAGAG AGCTTCATAGTTCCGGCGACACCATCAACCTCTCGAAAACGTATCCGTTCTAATGAGCTTTTAGACGAAACGTTGTCTTCTGTGGCTACATCTTTGTCTAATTTGGTGAATGCTCGAACAAATGAAGATCCTATTGAACTTAAGTTCAAAGAGTTCCACGTGGAATTGGACAAAACATTGcgtaaaatgccatttttgcaaGGAATGCAATTTTGTATCGACATGATTAAGCAAGCTAACGAGGTTTTGGAATGCTCGGAAAACTGA